The Sphingobium aromaticiconvertens genome has a segment encoding these proteins:
- a CDS encoding alginate lyase family protein, whose translation MSATFPKKNRAWHILTGGYALMRMPSWIRRFKLYFTEAFMRCTSGQTLMRWTVFSIAASVALAIHPAFARQGFACETPRVVPLEMGVKGRYLASDKSHSRFDPEMVSSQEEVRRRVTYPVSKIVSMADAYRATSDPLRKADISRCLLAHFLSLQQTNALLQPKSDSDHHFATWMTAALSIAFMKADDSFPGGSEVDRIKAYLVKMSNLVRQFYVSRNMNRVNNLQYWGGLSVGAAGLAVGDCTMIAYARTVLKNGLGDIDVDGLLPEELRRGERARHYHLFAAEALASLAELTAMPLSTGERQAMARLSWAIVTSHKGDGGLIQRRSGVSQAQDKDMTGLLLLKPFLGADRKAASLADALVSKARGSIFFLGGDVRYILEYRSSAEGKRVHRNCPMPTS comes from the coding sequence ATGTCGGCGACCTTCCCGAAAAAAAACCGCGCCTGGCATATATTAACAGGAGGCTATGCTTTGATGCGAATGCCAAGCTGGATCAGGCGGTTCAAGCTGTATTTCACTGAAGCATTCATGCGTTGCACTAGCGGCCAAACGCTTATGCGGTGGACCGTTTTTTCAATTGCGGCCAGCGTCGCACTGGCAATTCACCCTGCTTTTGCCAGGCAGGGCTTTGCCTGCGAGACCCCTCGTGTCGTTCCTTTGGAAATGGGGGTGAAGGGTCGCTACCTCGCCTCCGACAAGAGCCATTCTCGCTTCGATCCAGAGATGGTGTCCAGCCAGGAAGAGGTCAGGCGAAGGGTCACCTATCCGGTAAGCAAAATCGTGAGCATGGCCGATGCCTATCGCGCGACTTCCGACCCCCTGCGAAAGGCCGATATTTCAAGGTGTCTGCTCGCGCATTTTCTATCGTTACAGCAGACCAATGCCCTGCTTCAGCCGAAAAGCGACAGTGATCATCATTTCGCGACATGGATGACGGCCGCCTTGAGCATTGCCTTTATGAAGGCGGACGACAGCTTCCCGGGAGGCTCAGAGGTCGATCGAATAAAAGCCTATCTGGTCAAGATGTCGAACCTGGTGCGACAATTTTACGTTTCCCGGAACATGAACAGGGTCAACAACCTGCAATATTGGGGCGGCTTGTCTGTCGGCGCGGCGGGCCTTGCCGTGGGTGATTGTACGATGATAGCCTACGCCCGAACTGTGCTAAAGAACGGTCTGGGCGATATCGATGTCGATGGTCTGTTGCCCGAAGAACTGAGGCGTGGTGAGCGCGCGCGTCATTATCACCTTTTCGCCGCCGAAGCGCTGGCCTCGCTCGCCGAGTTGACGGCCATGCCTCTTTCGACAGGCGAGCGCCAGGCGATGGCGAGACTGTCGTGGGCAATCGTGACATCCCATAAGGGGGACGGCGGGTTGATACAGCGCAGATCCGGCGTCAGCCAGGCTCAAGACAAGGATATGACCGGACTGTTGCTGCTCAAGCCATTTTTGGGAGCCGACAGGAAAGCCGCTTCTCTTGCCGATGCTCTAGTCTCCAAAGCCAGGGGCAGCATTTTTTTCCTCGGCGGCGATGTGCGATACATATTGGAATACCGATCCTCTGCGGAAGGGAAACGGGTCCATCGCAATTGCCCTATGCCGACAAGCTGA
- a CDS encoding lipopolysaccharide biosynthesis protein — protein MKSMARKTIIVIASRYLIRFVQLAYFILLARALSPEGFGSYGIITASVFLMGVIGNLGLRQAAVQLVGKGSISDGQAALTSLMVLPLLTVGCCLSVWWFNEGQISAFSAAERWAIWLSVACVLCISLMQGIFLGRGQTSLFAGADAGPRLLQAALVFALWLTNNLNLVTALVTFALGYAVFIPWVLLKTFRGADIRRPSPTEFYRMIRIGLVYAISLFLISLQGRVGLFFLDGAGKDAQIGNFFAAQRATEIFLDVATAAAVVLFSETARAADPQANFRVAVRTAVGIFVMFLLAGVVMAVAAPLMVNIALGAAYVDAKVPLIILSLGLAPAAVTRVMNSVLSGMGKPWLSGGIAGLGVVANILVCALAVPRWGAVGASIGLVSGQIIACISYAVICRKMFGIGMADAVPDFSGAIRKLKKRVSSRQRS, from the coding sequence ATGAAATCTATGGCGCGGAAGACAATCATAGTTATTGCTTCCCGATATTTGATTAGATTTGTCCAGTTGGCATATTTTATTTTATTAGCCCGCGCCTTATCTCCCGAAGGCTTCGGCAGTTATGGCATAATCACGGCGTCAGTATTTTTGATGGGAGTCATCGGAAATCTGGGATTGCGACAAGCGGCTGTGCAGCTTGTCGGAAAGGGCAGCATTAGCGATGGGCAAGCGGCGCTAACCAGCTTGATGGTCTTGCCACTACTGACAGTGGGATGCTGTTTATCGGTATGGTGGTTCAACGAGGGGCAAATCTCTGCCTTTAGTGCTGCGGAGCGCTGGGCAATCTGGCTGTCGGTTGCATGTGTTCTATGCATATCTTTGATGCAGGGCATATTTCTGGGCAGAGGACAGACGTCGCTGTTCGCCGGCGCCGATGCAGGCCCGCGCCTTTTACAAGCCGCCCTGGTTTTCGCTTTGTGGCTGACCAACAATCTAAATCTGGTGACGGCTCTTGTCACATTTGCGCTTGGCTATGCCGTGTTCATCCCCTGGGTCTTGCTCAAAACTTTTCGCGGCGCCGATATTAGACGACCCAGCCCGACTGAATTCTACCGGATGATACGGATCGGACTCGTCTATGCCATCTCGCTTTTTCTTATCTCGCTCCAGGGCAGGGTCGGACTTTTCTTCCTTGATGGTGCAGGGAAGGACGCGCAGATCGGCAACTTTTTTGCAGCGCAGAGGGCTACCGAGATTTTCCTGGACGTTGCAACGGCCGCCGCCGTCGTTCTCTTTTCAGAGACGGCGCGCGCGGCGGATCCACAGGCCAATTTCCGCGTTGCTGTGCGAACCGCCGTCGGCATATTTGTCATGTTTCTACTTGCCGGAGTGGTGATGGCCGTGGCCGCGCCGCTGATGGTGAACATCGCGCTGGGCGCAGCCTATGTGGATGCCAAGGTGCCACTGATCATTCTTAGTCTGGGGTTAGCCCCCGCTGCCGTTACGCGCGTGATGAACAGCGTGCTTTCAGGCATGGGGAAGCCTTGGCTAAGTGGCGGCATTGCAGGACTGGGCGTTGTGGCGAACATATTGGTCTGCGCATTAGCCGTCCCGCGCTGGGGTGCAGTGGGTGCAAGTATCGGACTGGTGTCCGGGCAGATCATTGCTTGCATCAGCTATGCCGTCATATGTCGCAAGATGTTCGGGATAGGGATGGCCGATGCGGTGCCAGACTTTTCAGGTGCCATCCGAAAGCTCAAAAAGCGCGTTTCAAGTCGGCAAAGGTCGTGA
- a CDS encoding polysaccharide pyruvyl transferase family protein, translated as MVNERLDNVSFLRLKTQFENVGDALINRELLRKISSYSEIYIDTSKAPIHFSEDVINLSGYNGTVKHIKYGFVEVIYRSISISLKGQRVYYFFLPSGIGGEKSRLSFATGTMINCAYRFMALFGVNFVHLGASYSGLGRRASALLKSRLRLTKMHLVRDSGTVLHLEELRLRCDGLVPDMSFGLYAKEPKSMDKDAIAFSFRVDRGEQERNSVENFVDGIVAQCSDEHPLLFISQVRRDDAFMRHLAKKYGHRPDVQFLKAMSIEETFDKYGRASAIYSNRLHSLLMGAYMGAAPVPVVDNHKDRKIISIFGDIGLAENIVNVGDLPEKKPRLAYINRRLCFDANAKLDQAVQAVFH; from the coding sequence ATGGTTAACGAAAGATTAGATAATGTCAGCTTCCTGCGTTTAAAGACGCAGTTTGAGAATGTTGGCGACGCGCTGATCAACAGAGAACTTTTGCGGAAAATATCGTCCTATTCAGAAATCTATATCGATACATCAAAGGCTCCAATCCATTTTTCAGAAGATGTTATTAATCTTTCTGGATATAATGGCACGGTAAAGCACATAAAATATGGATTTGTTGAGGTAATATACAGGTCCATATCCATATCCCTCAAAGGCCAGAGGGTATATTATTTCTTCCTCCCGAGCGGGATCGGAGGCGAAAAGTCGAGATTATCCTTTGCTACCGGAACGATGATTAATTGCGCCTATCGTTTCATGGCCCTTTTCGGCGTCAATTTTGTGCATCTTGGCGCATCCTACAGCGGACTGGGCCGACGTGCATCTGCGCTGCTGAAGAGCCGCTTGCGGCTGACCAAGATGCATTTAGTCCGGGATAGCGGTACGGTTCTACATCTGGAGGAACTCCGCCTGCGTTGTGACGGCCTGGTACCCGACATGTCGTTCGGCCTCTATGCCAAAGAGCCCAAAAGCATGGACAAGGATGCCATCGCCTTTTCGTTCCGGGTCGACAGAGGCGAGCAGGAGCGTAATTCTGTGGAGAATTTTGTCGATGGCATCGTTGCCCAGTGCTCTGATGAACATCCCCTGCTTTTTATATCCCAGGTCCGCAGGGATGATGCGTTCATGCGTCATCTTGCGAAAAAATATGGCCATCGCCCCGATGTCCAGTTCCTCAAGGCCATGTCCATCGAAGAGACTTTTGACAAATATGGCCGGGCATCGGCTATATATTCCAATCGCCTTCACAGCCTGTTGATGGGCGCCTATATGGGGGCAGCGCCCGTTCCGGTCGTGGACAATCACAAAGATCGAAAAATCATCAGCATCTTCGGAGATATTGGTTTGGCCGAGAACATCGTAAATGTCGGCGACCTTCCCGAAAAAAAACCGCGCCTGGCATATATTAACAGGAGGCTATGCTTTGATGCGAATGCCAAGCTGGATCAGGCGGTTCAAGCTGTATTTCACTGA
- a CDS encoding M28 family metallopeptidase produces the protein MRTTLHPFHAMKALMLAGFLSGSALALAAPAPSFDIARVRADIQTLSSDAFEGRGPATAGEKKTIDYIAAQMKAAGVKPAGDKSSYFQNVPLLQSDIVGTPRLSMTIGGKAIPLAQGEQIAVRAASTGQDAVKIAEAPLVFVGYGVKAPERKWDDFKGVDLKGKIMVVLVNDPDFEGGESDFGGKLMTYYGRWTYKYEEAAQQGAAGVLVIHENEPASYGWATVKNSNTNTMFDIVRKDPKAAHTQMEAWIQRDLAAELFKASGIDIEAAKAAARKADFKPMPLKATMDADYAVKAQVITSYNVAGMVPGKGHPDETVIYSAHWDHLGVGLPDAKGDRIYNGAKDNASGIAALLELARTFAKGPQPDRTVLFLAVTAEEKGLLGTEYYADNPLRPLAKTVGVLNMDGPFGIEKTTDFSISGNAKLDLLTMLTEEGARQGRSYTPDARPEAGSFYRSDHFPFAKRGVPAISFSAGRTLVNGGQVRGKELQNIYTRDRYHQPADEYDPSWNMDSAPGDLTMLYNVGRELADGRSWPNWSSDSEFRAARDQSMSSRP, from the coding sequence ATGCGCACGACCCTCCATCCCTTCCACGCCATGAAGGCGCTGATGCTCGCTGGCTTTCTGTCAGGCAGCGCGCTGGCGCTGGCCGCACCTGCGCCTAGCTTCGACATTGCGCGTGTGCGCGCCGACATCCAGACACTGTCGAGCGACGCCTTTGAAGGGCGCGGTCCGGCCACGGCGGGCGAGAAGAAGACGATCGATTATATCGCCGCGCAGATGAAGGCGGCCGGTGTAAAGCCTGCGGGCGACAAGAGCAGCTATTTCCAGAACGTCCCCCTGCTGCAATCCGACATCGTTGGCACGCCCCGCCTGTCGATGACCATCGGTGGCAAGGCGATACCGCTGGCGCAGGGCGAACAAATCGCCGTGCGCGCCGCCTCGACCGGGCAAGATGCGGTGAAGATCGCGGAGGCGCCGCTGGTGTTTGTCGGCTATGGCGTCAAGGCGCCAGAGCGGAAGTGGGACGATTTCAAGGGCGTGGACCTGAAGGGCAAGATCATGGTCGTGCTGGTCAACGATCCCGATTTCGAGGGCGGCGAAAGCGATTTCGGCGGCAAGCTGATGACCTATTATGGTCGTTGGACCTATAAATATGAGGAAGCCGCGCAACAGGGCGCGGCGGGCGTGCTGGTGATCCACGAAAACGAGCCAGCCTCCTATGGCTGGGCGACGGTCAAGAACAGCAATACCAACACCATGTTCGACATCGTGCGAAAAGATCCCAAGGCTGCCCATACGCAGATGGAAGCCTGGATTCAGCGCGATCTGGCCGCCGAACTGTTCAAGGCGTCGGGCATCGACATCGAGGCCGCAAAGGCCGCCGCACGCAAGGCGGATTTCAAACCCATGCCGCTCAAAGCCACTATGGACGCCGACTATGCGGTGAAGGCGCAGGTCATCACCTCCTACAATGTCGCGGGCATGGTGCCGGGCAAGGGCCACCCAGACGAAACCGTCATCTACTCCGCCCATTGGGACCATCTGGGCGTCGGCCTGCCGGACGCGAAGGGCGACCGCATCTATAATGGCGCAAAAGACAATGCGTCGGGAATCGCCGCGTTGCTGGAATTGGCGCGTACCTTTGCCAAAGGGCCGCAACCCGATCGCACGGTGCTGTTTCTGGCGGTGACGGCAGAGGAAAAGGGTCTGCTGGGCACGGAATATTATGCCGACAATCCGCTACGCCCGCTGGCAAAGACGGTCGGTGTCCTCAACATGGATGGCCCCTTCGGGATTGAGAAGACGACCGATTTCAGCATTTCGGGTAACGCCAAGCTGGACCTGCTCACCATGCTGACGGAAGAAGGCGCCAGGCAGGGCCGCAGCTATACGCCCGATGCACGGCCGGAAGCGGGCAGCTTCTATCGCTCCGACCATTTCCCCTTCGCCAAGCGCGGCGTCCCCGCCATCTCCTTCTCGGCCGGGCGAACGCTGGTCAATGGCGGACAGGTACGGGGCAAGGAATTACAGAATATCTATACGCGCGATCGTTATCACCAGCCCGCCGACGAATATGATCCGTCCTGGAATATGGACAGCGCGCCAGGCGACCTGACGATGCTCTATAATGTCGGGCGTGAACTGGCTGACGGGCGGAGCTGGCCCAACTGGTCGAGCGACAGCGAGTTCCGTGCCGCCCGCGATCAGAGCATGAGCAGCCGTCCATAA
- a CDS encoding sugar transferase, which yields MPTTETAKLSTATSKRLFRLHSYVGLMLLDCALIVMTFLVVEGLAVNSLTSLHGVNVAAMVILIYLCIAINGQAYSLEALQFPNVAGGKALIHMILTMLASHSFLYFAHVGDQISRLPFTISIVISAFLLAAARRPYASYVLRIARGDLTNDLLIKDGVAFEAQPHAHVVDAVEAHLQPDLNDPYMLHRLGCWLQSFDRVVIACPAENAAQWRLLLQGANIQGEIIIPGIDLSGVIGVGSFENRSTQIVSKGPLSMANRAQKRIFDLAITAPALILLAPLMLIVAIAIKLESPGPVFFLQDRVGRGNRLFKIMKFRSMRDDLTDHSGAISASRDDLRITKVGAIIRRTSIDELPQLINVLRGDMSLVGPRPHALGSTAGNKPFWEVSQLYWCRHSLKPGITGLAQVRGFRGATEQAQDLENRLRADLEYIQNWSFMREVLILLGTLRVLVHKNAF from the coding sequence ATGCCCACGACAGAAACAGCCAAACTGTCAACGGCCACTTCAAAGCGTTTGTTTCGGCTTCACAGCTATGTCGGCCTGATGTTGCTCGACTGCGCCTTGATCGTAATGACCTTCCTTGTTGTTGAAGGTCTTGCGGTCAACAGCCTGACAAGCCTCCACGGCGTTAATGTCGCCGCGATGGTCATACTCATCTATCTTTGCATAGCCATAAATGGGCAGGCCTATTCGCTGGAGGCCTTGCAGTTTCCCAATGTTGCGGGCGGAAAAGCCCTGATTCACATGATACTGACGATGCTGGCGTCGCACAGCTTTCTGTACTTCGCCCATGTCGGCGATCAGATTTCCCGCCTGCCGTTCACGATCAGCATCGTAATCAGCGCTTTTCTGCTGGCCGCCGCGCGACGCCCTTATGCCAGCTATGTTCTCAGGATCGCTCGGGGTGATCTCACCAACGATCTGCTCATCAAGGATGGTGTTGCATTTGAGGCTCAGCCCCATGCTCATGTCGTCGATGCGGTGGAAGCCCACCTTCAGCCCGACCTCAACGATCCTTATATGCTGCATCGCCTGGGCTGCTGGCTTCAATCCTTCGATCGCGTAGTAATAGCCTGCCCGGCCGAAAACGCCGCGCAATGGCGTTTGCTGCTTCAGGGCGCGAACATTCAGGGAGAAATCATCATCCCTGGCATCGACCTGAGCGGCGTGATCGGCGTCGGTTCGTTCGAGAATCGCTCGACACAGATCGTTTCCAAAGGCCCTCTCAGCATGGCGAATCGCGCCCAGAAGCGCATTTTCGATCTCGCCATTACTGCGCCCGCGCTCATCCTGCTGGCGCCCCTTATGTTGATCGTGGCGATCGCAATCAAACTGGAAAGCCCTGGCCCCGTCTTCTTCCTGCAGGACCGCGTTGGACGAGGCAACCGGCTATTCAAGATCATGAAGTTTCGGAGCATGCGTGATGATCTGACTGATCATAGCGGCGCGATTTCGGCAAGTCGTGATGACCTTCGCATTACAAAGGTCGGCGCCATCATCCGGCGTACCAGCATTGACGAACTGCCACAGCTCATCAATGTCCTGCGCGGTGACATGAGCCTTGTTGGCCCTCGTCCTCATGCCCTGGGTTCAACGGCTGGCAACAAACCATTTTGGGAAGTCAGCCAGCTTTACTGGTGCCGTCACTCGCTCAAGCCAGGCATAACGGGTCTGGCCCAAGTCAGAGGTTTCCGGGGCGCGACCGAACAAGCACAGGATCTGGAAAACCGCCTGCGTGCCGACCTTGAGTATATCCAGAACTGGTCGTTCATGCGGGAGGTTCTTATTCTGCTGGGCACACTTAGAGTCCTGGTGCACAAGAATGCATTCTGA
- a CDS encoding O-antigen ligase family protein, which produces MTAISEKNMSADLPHYSKLWASNKMSAFIPKYEKTAAQIFLFGVLALELQFLNGAVNFGNLVMCAASICAIICMLYGGRVERWNFPRFLAVDYVYFVYVAWCILSMAWSASPTNTAVQSVYLALLWVGCVYISRVPIDYIVRIVIWSAFVLALVSFAMIVVAPGLAFQPFSSTGFPELRGVFKHQLRLGAYMSVALVFMGIAFLNGNLREVVSKRNYVCVIVGLVLAACAAAALARSYSAYALLAAALGYFLSKRGALGWASVIALIILTVAIVWNSEALFQWFGDETGDPTLTGRTRIWEVTLQAYNEGSHLLGKGYGSFDLPAFDHMWNRYRPPHPHNSFINALFETGMIGAFLTSAFLLAQLLSGIRSGRLLGRNSYAVCLVLMSFLASLTGVNYAGKPVVLFALTMLIVRSEALTASKVASTLRRSRRSRPLPT; this is translated from the coding sequence ATGACGGCAATCAGCGAAAAAAACATGTCTGCCGATTTGCCGCACTATTCCAAGCTGTGGGCCTCCAACAAAATGTCGGCCTTCATTCCAAAATATGAAAAGACCGCCGCGCAGATTTTCCTTTTCGGGGTACTGGCCCTGGAACTGCAATTTCTGAATGGTGCTGTTAACTTTGGCAATTTGGTTATGTGTGCAGCGTCGATCTGCGCAATTATATGCATGCTCTACGGTGGGCGCGTGGAAAGATGGAACTTTCCACGGTTTCTAGCCGTCGACTATGTCTATTTTGTTTATGTCGCCTGGTGTATTCTGTCGATGGCCTGGTCGGCTTCACCCACAAACACAGCAGTCCAGAGTGTTTACCTTGCCTTGCTATGGGTGGGTTGTGTTTATATCAGCAGGGTGCCGATAGACTATATCGTCCGGATCGTAATCTGGTCGGCGTTCGTTCTGGCGCTGGTTTCCTTCGCCATGATAGTGGTCGCGCCTGGGCTGGCTTTCCAGCCTTTTTCATCAACCGGTTTCCCTGAGCTGCGCGGTGTATTCAAGCATCAGCTCCGCTTGGGCGCCTATATGTCGGTTGCTCTGGTTTTCATGGGCATTGCATTCCTCAACGGAAACCTGCGTGAAGTGGTTAGCAAGCGAAACTATGTCTGCGTCATCGTCGGGCTGGTGCTTGCGGCTTGCGCGGCCGCAGCGTTGGCGCGGTCCTACAGCGCTTATGCTCTGCTTGCGGCCGCTCTGGGATATTTCCTGTCGAAAAGAGGTGCCTTGGGTTGGGCGTCGGTAATCGCGCTCATCATATTAACGGTCGCGATAGTCTGGAACTCGGAAGCTCTTTTCCAGTGGTTCGGCGATGAAACGGGTGATCCAACGCTGACGGGGCGCACGCGAATCTGGGAAGTCACCCTCCAGGCCTATAATGAAGGATCGCATCTGCTGGGAAAAGGCTATGGCAGTTTCGATCTGCCGGCTTTCGATCATATGTGGAACAGGTATCGGCCGCCCCATCCCCACAACTCCTTCATCAATGCTCTGTTTGAGACCGGCATGATCGGCGCCTTTCTGACCAGCGCTTTTCTGCTCGCCCAATTGCTGTCCGGCATTCGCAGCGGGCGATTGCTTGGGCGAAACTCCTATGCCGTATGTCTTGTGCTCATGTCCTTTCTGGCCAGCCTGACGGGCGTCAATTATGCAGGCAAGCCGGTAGTCCTCTTTGCCTTGACGATGCTGATTGTCCGTTCCGAAGCACTGACTGCATCCAAGGTGGCTTCGACGTTACGACGGTCGCGGCGATCACGACCTTTGCCGACTTGA